A genomic region of Papaver somniferum cultivar HN1 chromosome 7, ASM357369v1, whole genome shotgun sequence contains the following coding sequences:
- the LOC113298696 gene encoding uncharacterized protein LOC113298696 isoform X1, producing MDTSNNSSSLRVLIRPSPSTNTTIATNSTISSDIPTSFTSSPLPLPTNSSSTDGVVVVGFIGKKEEDLSQLINRIVDYNVFGSGNLGLKFPIHNREEEEKVKNWFHSRSISYYYDEERGIVFLRFVSNICPEDEFPESSMGLDSGFEQHQYEDLQGMLLMFSVCHVIIYLQEGSRFHTQTLKTLRLLQAAKHAPVPFMKSQFKPTLSSRVSSSSSTSHTTMFSPNPRNDSSHGRMSLMSGLGSYSSFFPGQCTPVVLFVFLDDFPEGPNNTGYIVEDSAEASMSNPSLNLGGLPRPNLPVKSSTSVVMLSRPMSKPEGTFRKKLQSSLEAQIRFLIKKCRILSGSEGNHAGSRGGGNPSSTPLFSLEASRAVALLDRFTNQRGESLNFATALVEEVLNVKLASDSLLLESHYQATVKEDIQCIKEFIYKQSDTLRGRGGLVSNSSSGSASGAGMVAVAAAAAAASAASGKPATTPVLPSLENWLSSSQLILEALISVRCGIPDESESIQIIKSKPVLRNGGSTQVERIPPARTGIDPVQSAISLLESGKGLNIKFSTSWCQRALPAAKELYLKDLPACYPTSVHEVHLNKALHAFHSKVMGPAVHIYAKKLRDECMTIWSSGRQLCDAISLTGRPCMHQRHNIETDGKLAETSVKPHSSGFVFLHACACGRSRRPRDDPFDFETANVTFNSFPNCHNLLPALQLPQLSDTGPIKPSSWSLIRVGGSRYYEPSKGLIQSGFCSTEKFLLKWTIMLEKPLKASNSAEEAVRGGPIEDPKLKSVVDEGTKQVGDVENQRSEKISSLDKKIGSDRGIPRFNMRRPFSEVVAGSVATDAAFPPLQQRKQPTTSSEKSVKQRVPRNRGEENAQVTGEHQGSQVSEGLPSFSDISGRVGASGYPDGEPSLQIGSNVVPISMVGGGMIKPSTTSKHANVYFGFEHECPQGHRFLLTSKHLNELGSFYSLAEESRTQSVDGSERKSESSNSKKFAHDKAHSHASASMHKVRTSSRSNQRAANGSQHLDRVVLFSEPGKEHSKFSVGKTHSESVEDLEERPEFSTIDDGVQPFSLLNRNIPIYMNCPHCRTSKSKKGHHINFESTVSQLQRIFLVTPPFPVVLATCPSVQFEASCLAATVPDSERQLQFSIGCRIILPPESFLTLRLPFVYGVQLENGRLHPFHHLENQPELTAWISGSTILQIMSKGSSTDEEV from the exons ATGGATACGTCTAATAATTCCTCGTCTCTTCGAGTTCTAATTCGTCCTTCACCTTCAACTAATACCACCATTGCTACTAATTCAACAATCTCATCAGACATACCCACTTCCTTTACTTCATCTCCACTTCCTCTTCCTACAAACTCTTCTTCTAcagatggtgttgttgttgtaggGTTTAttggaaagaaagaagaagacttATCTCAATTAATTAATCGTATTGTTGATTATAACGTATTTGGATCAGGTAATTTAGGTCTTAAATTCCCAATTCATaatcgagaagaagaagagaaagttaAGAATTGGTTTCACTCTCGAAGTATTAGTTATTACTATGATGAAGAGAGGGGCATTGTATTTTTACGATTTGTTTCCAATATTTGTCCGGAAGATGAATTTCCAGAGTCTTCAATGGGCTTGGATTCGGGTTTTGAACAACATCAATATGAGGATCTTCAAGGAATGCTTCTTATGTTCTCT GTATGTCATGTAATCATATATCTTCAAGAGGGTTCACGTTTCCATACACAAACACTGAAAACATTACGATTACTACAAGCTGCAAAACATGCTCCAGTTCCATTtatgaaatcacaatttaaacctaccttgagttctagAGTTTCTAGCTCATCATCTACGTCACACACAACAATGTTTTCACCAAACCCACGGAATGATTCTTCTCATGGTCGTATGTCGCTCATGTCGGGTTTGGGATCGTATTCGTCATTTTTTCCAGGGCAATGCACACCTGTAGTCTTGTTTGTATTTCTCGATGATTTTCCTGAGGGTCCTAACAACACTGGGTATATTGTAGAAGATTCTGCTGAGGCCTCAATGTCGAATCCGTCTCTTAATTTAGGTGGGTTACCTAGACCAAACTTGCCTGTGAAAAGTTCTACCTCAGTTGTTATGTTATCGCGTCCGATGAGTAAACCTGAAGGTACTTTCAGGAAGAAATTACAATCATCTCTTGAAGCACAAATACGATTTTTGATTAAGAAATGCCGCATCCTGTCAGGTTCTGAGGGGAACCATGCTGGGTCAAGAGGTGGGGGTAACCCCAGTTCAACGCCTTTGTTTTCCTTGGAGGCTTCTAGAGCAGTTGCTCTTTTAGATAGATTTACCAATCAAAGAGGTGAATCATTGAATTTTGCAACTGCTCTTGTGGAAGAAGTTTTGAATGTCAAGCTAGCCTCAGATAGTCTTTTGCTTGAAAGTCATTACCAAGCTACAGTTAAAGAAGATATTCAGTGCATAAAAGAGTTTATTTATAAGCAGTCTGATACCCTAAGAGGAAGAGGTGGGTTGGTGAGTAACTCCAGTAGTGGCTCAGCTTCCGGGGCTGGTATGGTTGCTGTTGCCGCAGCAGCTGCTGCCGCTTCTGCTGCATCTGGTAAACCAGCCACAACTCCTGTGCTTCCGAGTTTGGAAAACTGGCTATCTTCCAGTCAACTTATTTTGGAGGCATTGATCTCAGTGAGATGTGGGATTCCAGATGAAAGCGAAAGTATCCAAATCATTAAAAGCAAACCTGTGCTCAGAAATGGCGGTTCAACTCAGGTTGAAAGAATTCCTCCTGCGAGAACAGGGATAGACCCTGTACAGAGTGCTATATCGTTGTTGGAAAGTGGTAAAGGCCTGAacatcaaattctcaacttcaTGGTGTCAGAGAGCCCTTCCTGCTGCTAAGGAGCTTTACCTCAAAGACTTACCTGCCTGTTATCCAACTTCAGTTCACGAGGTACATTTAAACAAGGCTTTGCATGCTTTTCACTCAAAGGTGATGGGGCCTGCTGTGCATATTTACGCAAAGAAATTGCGAGATGAATGCATGACCATTTGGAGTTCTGGAAGGCAACTATGTGATGCTATAAGTTTGACTGGAAGACCATGTATGCACCAAAGACACAATATCGAGACTGAtggaaaacttgcagaaacttcGGTCAAGCCACATTCTAGTGGATTTGTATTCCTCCATGCATGTGCTTGTGGCCGTTCAAGGCGGCCTCGAGATGATCCATTTGATTTCGAAACTGCAAATGTTACTTTCAATAGTTTTCCAAACTGTCATAATCTTCTTCCAGCACTCCAACTACCTCAGCTAAGTGATACGGGTCCAATAAAGCCTAGCTCATGGAGTCTTATTCGAGTTGGAGGATCAAGGTATTATGAACCTTCCAAGGGGTTGATTCAGAGCGGGTTCTGCTCTACTGAGAAATTTCTTTTGAAGTGGACGATTATGCTTGAGAAACCACTAAAAGCAAGTAATTCAGCAGAGGAAGCAGTCCGAGGAGGACCTATTGAGGATCCTAAGCTTAAGTCAGTCGTAGATGAAGGAACAAAGCAGGTAGGAGACGTTGAAAATCAAAGGTCTGAGAAAATTTCTTCTCTTGATAAAAAGATAGGTTCTGATAGAGGCATCCCACGTTTTAACATGAGAAGACCTTTTTCTGAGGTTGTTGCTGGATCAGTTGCTACAGATGCGGCATTTCCTCCTCTTCAGCAGAGAAAACAGCCGACAACTAGTTCAGAAAAGAGTGTTAAACAAAGGGTTCCGAGAAATAGAGGCGAGGAAAATGCTCAAGTAACTGGGGAGCACCAAGGATCTCAAGTATCTGAAGGTTTGCCTTCTTTTAGTGACATCTCAGGTAGGGTTGGGGCTAGTGGGTATCCAGATGGTGAACCTTCGTTACAGATAGGAAGCAATGTAGTTCCAATTAGCATGGTTGGTGGTGGAATGATCAAACCAAGCACTACTTCAAAGCATGCAAATGTGTATTTTGGATTTGAGCATGAGTGTCCCCAAGGCCATCGTTTCTTATTGACATCAAAGCATCTTAACGAGCTTGGTTCCTTCTATTCATTGGCTGAAGAATCTCGCACCCAATCTGTTGACGGCTCGGAGcgaaaatcagaatcatcaaactCTAAGAAATTTGCACATGACAAAGCTCATTCACACGCATCCGCTTCTATGCACAAGGTGAGGACTTCAAGTAGGTCTAACCAGAGAGCGGCTAACGGTAGCCAACATTTGGATAGAGTAGTACTGTTCTCCGAACCAGGAAAAGAACATAGTAAGTTCTCTGTCGGAAAGACACACTCCGAGTCTGTTGAAGATCTTGAAGAGAGGCCCGAGTTTTCCACTATCGATGATGGTGTTCAGCCCTTTTCCCTTCTGAATAGGAATATACCTATATATATGAACTGCCCACATTGCAGGACCTCTAAAAGTAAGAAAGGCCACCACATCAACTTCGAAAGCACAGTATCACAGCTTCAAAGGATTTTTCTG GTAACACCTCCATTTCCAGTCGTTTTAGCAACATGCCCAAGTGTACAATTTGAG GCTTCATGCTTGGCTGCAACTGTTCCTGACTCTGAGCGACAATTACAGTTCAGCATTGGGTGTCGAATTATCTTACCGCCAGAGAGTTTCCTCACACTGCGACTCCCATTTGTCTATGGTGTGCAACTAGAAAATGGAAGGTTGCATCCTTTTCACCACCTTGAAAATCAACCAGAACTAACTGCATGGATATCTGGAAGCACAATTTTACAGATTATGTCCAAAGGAAGCAGCACAGATGAGGAAGTTTAG
- the LOC113298696 gene encoding uncharacterized protein LOC113298696 isoform X2, giving the protein MQVCHVIIYLQEGSRFHTQTLKTLRLLQAAKHAPVPFMKSQFKPTLSSRVSSSSSTSHTTMFSPNPRNDSSHGRMSLMSGLGSYSSFFPGQCTPVVLFVFLDDFPEGPNNTGYIVEDSAEASMSNPSLNLGGLPRPNLPVKSSTSVVMLSRPMSKPEGTFRKKLQSSLEAQIRFLIKKCRILSGSEGNHAGSRGGGNPSSTPLFSLEASRAVALLDRFTNQRGESLNFATALVEEVLNVKLASDSLLLESHYQATVKEDIQCIKEFIYKQSDTLRGRGGLVSNSSSGSASGAGMVAVAAAAAAASAASGKPATTPVLPSLENWLSSSQLILEALISVRCGIPDESESIQIIKSKPVLRNGGSTQVERIPPARTGIDPVQSAISLLESGKGLNIKFSTSWCQRALPAAKELYLKDLPACYPTSVHEVHLNKALHAFHSKVMGPAVHIYAKKLRDECMTIWSSGRQLCDAISLTGRPCMHQRHNIETDGKLAETSVKPHSSGFVFLHACACGRSRRPRDDPFDFETANVTFNSFPNCHNLLPALQLPQLSDTGPIKPSSWSLIRVGGSRYYEPSKGLIQSGFCSTEKFLLKWTIMLEKPLKASNSAEEAVRGGPIEDPKLKSVVDEGTKQVGDVENQRSEKISSLDKKIGSDRGIPRFNMRRPFSEVVAGSVATDAAFPPLQQRKQPTTSSEKSVKQRVPRNRGEENAQVTGEHQGSQVSEGLPSFSDISGRVGASGYPDGEPSLQIGSNVVPISMVGGGMIKPSTTSKHANVYFGFEHECPQGHRFLLTSKHLNELGSFYSLAEESRTQSVDGSERKSESSNSKKFAHDKAHSHASASMHKVRTSSRSNQRAANGSQHLDRVVLFSEPGKEHSKFSVGKTHSESVEDLEERPEFSTIDDGVQPFSLLNRNIPIYMNCPHCRTSKSKKGHHINFESTVSQLQRIFLVTPPFPVVLATCPSVQFEASCLAATVPDSERQLQFSIGCRIILPPESFLTLRLPFVYGVQLENGRLHPFHHLENQPELTAWISGSTILQIMSKGSSTDEEV; this is encoded by the exons ATGCAGGTATGTCATGTAATCATATATCTTCAAGAGGGTTCACGTTTCCATACACAAACACTGAAAACATTACGATTACTACAAGCTGCAAAACATGCTCCAGTTCCATTtatgaaatcacaatttaaacctaccttgagttctagAGTTTCTAGCTCATCATCTACGTCACACACAACAATGTTTTCACCAAACCCACGGAATGATTCTTCTCATGGTCGTATGTCGCTCATGTCGGGTTTGGGATCGTATTCGTCATTTTTTCCAGGGCAATGCACACCTGTAGTCTTGTTTGTATTTCTCGATGATTTTCCTGAGGGTCCTAACAACACTGGGTATATTGTAGAAGATTCTGCTGAGGCCTCAATGTCGAATCCGTCTCTTAATTTAGGTGGGTTACCTAGACCAAACTTGCCTGTGAAAAGTTCTACCTCAGTTGTTATGTTATCGCGTCCGATGAGTAAACCTGAAGGTACTTTCAGGAAGAAATTACAATCATCTCTTGAAGCACAAATACGATTTTTGATTAAGAAATGCCGCATCCTGTCAGGTTCTGAGGGGAACCATGCTGGGTCAAGAGGTGGGGGTAACCCCAGTTCAACGCCTTTGTTTTCCTTGGAGGCTTCTAGAGCAGTTGCTCTTTTAGATAGATTTACCAATCAAAGAGGTGAATCATTGAATTTTGCAACTGCTCTTGTGGAAGAAGTTTTGAATGTCAAGCTAGCCTCAGATAGTCTTTTGCTTGAAAGTCATTACCAAGCTACAGTTAAAGAAGATATTCAGTGCATAAAAGAGTTTATTTATAAGCAGTCTGATACCCTAAGAGGAAGAGGTGGGTTGGTGAGTAACTCCAGTAGTGGCTCAGCTTCCGGGGCTGGTATGGTTGCTGTTGCCGCAGCAGCTGCTGCCGCTTCTGCTGCATCTGGTAAACCAGCCACAACTCCTGTGCTTCCGAGTTTGGAAAACTGGCTATCTTCCAGTCAACTTATTTTGGAGGCATTGATCTCAGTGAGATGTGGGATTCCAGATGAAAGCGAAAGTATCCAAATCATTAAAAGCAAACCTGTGCTCAGAAATGGCGGTTCAACTCAGGTTGAAAGAATTCCTCCTGCGAGAACAGGGATAGACCCTGTACAGAGTGCTATATCGTTGTTGGAAAGTGGTAAAGGCCTGAacatcaaattctcaacttcaTGGTGTCAGAGAGCCCTTCCTGCTGCTAAGGAGCTTTACCTCAAAGACTTACCTGCCTGTTATCCAACTTCAGTTCACGAGGTACATTTAAACAAGGCTTTGCATGCTTTTCACTCAAAGGTGATGGGGCCTGCTGTGCATATTTACGCAAAGAAATTGCGAGATGAATGCATGACCATTTGGAGTTCTGGAAGGCAACTATGTGATGCTATAAGTTTGACTGGAAGACCATGTATGCACCAAAGACACAATATCGAGACTGAtggaaaacttgcagaaacttcGGTCAAGCCACATTCTAGTGGATTTGTATTCCTCCATGCATGTGCTTGTGGCCGTTCAAGGCGGCCTCGAGATGATCCATTTGATTTCGAAACTGCAAATGTTACTTTCAATAGTTTTCCAAACTGTCATAATCTTCTTCCAGCACTCCAACTACCTCAGCTAAGTGATACGGGTCCAATAAAGCCTAGCTCATGGAGTCTTATTCGAGTTGGAGGATCAAGGTATTATGAACCTTCCAAGGGGTTGATTCAGAGCGGGTTCTGCTCTACTGAGAAATTTCTTTTGAAGTGGACGATTATGCTTGAGAAACCACTAAAAGCAAGTAATTCAGCAGAGGAAGCAGTCCGAGGAGGACCTATTGAGGATCCTAAGCTTAAGTCAGTCGTAGATGAAGGAACAAAGCAGGTAGGAGACGTTGAAAATCAAAGGTCTGAGAAAATTTCTTCTCTTGATAAAAAGATAGGTTCTGATAGAGGCATCCCACGTTTTAACATGAGAAGACCTTTTTCTGAGGTTGTTGCTGGATCAGTTGCTACAGATGCGGCATTTCCTCCTCTTCAGCAGAGAAAACAGCCGACAACTAGTTCAGAAAAGAGTGTTAAACAAAGGGTTCCGAGAAATAGAGGCGAGGAAAATGCTCAAGTAACTGGGGAGCACCAAGGATCTCAAGTATCTGAAGGTTTGCCTTCTTTTAGTGACATCTCAGGTAGGGTTGGGGCTAGTGGGTATCCAGATGGTGAACCTTCGTTACAGATAGGAAGCAATGTAGTTCCAATTAGCATGGTTGGTGGTGGAATGATCAAACCAAGCACTACTTCAAAGCATGCAAATGTGTATTTTGGATTTGAGCATGAGTGTCCCCAAGGCCATCGTTTCTTATTGACATCAAAGCATCTTAACGAGCTTGGTTCCTTCTATTCATTGGCTGAAGAATCTCGCACCCAATCTGTTGACGGCTCGGAGcgaaaatcagaatcatcaaactCTAAGAAATTTGCACATGACAAAGCTCATTCACACGCATCCGCTTCTATGCACAAGGTGAGGACTTCAAGTAGGTCTAACCAGAGAGCGGCTAACGGTAGCCAACATTTGGATAGAGTAGTACTGTTCTCCGAACCAGGAAAAGAACATAGTAAGTTCTCTGTCGGAAAGACACACTCCGAGTCTGTTGAAGATCTTGAAGAGAGGCCCGAGTTTTCCACTATCGATGATGGTGTTCAGCCCTTTTCCCTTCTGAATAGGAATATACCTATATATATGAACTGCCCACATTGCAGGACCTCTAAAAGTAAGAAAGGCCACCACATCAACTTCGAAAGCACAGTATCACAGCTTCAAAGGATTTTTCTG GTAACACCTCCATTTCCAGTCGTTTTAGCAACATGCCCAAGTGTACAATTTGAG GCTTCATGCTTGGCTGCAACTGTTCCTGACTCTGAGCGACAATTACAGTTCAGCATTGGGTGTCGAATTATCTTACCGCCAGAGAGTTTCCTCACACTGCGACTCCCATTTGTCTATGGTGTGCAACTAGAAAATGGAAGGTTGCATCCTTTTCACCACCTTGAAAATCAACCAGAACTAACTGCATGGATATCTGGAAGCACAATTTTACAGATTATGTCCAAAGGAAGCAGCACAGATGAGGAAGTTTAG